One bacterium genomic window, TCCCGAAGATGGCCGAGCCGGCCACAAGGATGGAAGCGCCGGAGGCAGTGACCTCGGCGGTGTTGGCAGGGCCCACGCCCCCGTCCAGCTGGATGGGGGTCGGCTTCCCGGATTCGATCAGCATGGCGGAGATGTCCCTCACCTTGTCCATGGCCGATGGGATGAACGCCTGCCCCCCGAAGCCCGGGTTCACGCTCATGACCAGGATATAGTCCAGATCGTCCAGGATGTAACGCAGCACGTCGATGGGGGTCGCCGGGTTCAACACCACGCCGGCCTTTGCTCCCATGTCCCTGATGAGGGCAAGGGTGCGCTGCAGGTGTCCCGGGGCTTCCACGTGGACGCTGATCATGTCCGTGCCGGCATCCACGAACGGGCCGATATACCGGTCGGCGTTTTCGATCATGAGGTGGGCGTCGAAAGGCAGGTCCGTGCACTTCCGGAGCCTGGCTACCACGGGCGGGCCGAAGGTGATGTTGGGGACGAAATGCCCGTCCATGATATCAAGGTGGATGATGTCGGCTC contains:
- the rpe gene encoding ribulose-phosphate 3-epimerase, producing the protein MNLDPDKTLIAPSILSADFGRLWEEIAAVEQAGADIIHLDIMDGHFVPNITFGPPVVARLRKCTDLPFDAHLMIENADRYIGPFVDAGTDMISVHVEAPGHLQRTLALIRDMGAKAGVVLNPATPIDVLRYILDDLDYILVMSVNPGFGGQAFIPSAMDKVRDISAMLIESGKPTPIQLDGGVGPANTAEVTASGASILVAGSAIFGNPPYGDVIRKMREQSAKR